A region of Bacteroidota bacterium DNA encodes the following proteins:
- a CDS encoding LysM peptidoglycan-binding domain-containing protein, translated as MKHFLLFFIVVVIGITSITAQNQTRVIDGKTYTVYTVKTTDTWQSIADEYAVSISALYVANPELKENLKGAKTIIIPPSEKKAQKQATDININNTDTDSFVLPYTGDTTVTKAGEETKKTVKIERAKVYGEELRTEFRGANSLIVYRIGKNDNLKDVAKHYYCTPAEILEFNPNANPQLEVGKIIKIPVRREQVVAFEETTNAVDTTDKTAIDSTLITTTKVEEPVVMKEQIAAEPVVIDEEEQVVDEGLEPGESRLGDYIVVKKAGKLYIKHRVISGEDLTRISKTNYSTNARILAVNGLTSTKVTTGQILLIPTSKEVLKKLTGLTYGQKTKNTAVAKTSKIKQPKPIQEEKEDKQEKQPKQAKVKKTKNPKTGKAEQIIASTEQKPYDPSFKWGDVIVPANDRLEDSARKTIADNIKDINIKDVHANASDGETKENYTHVVVKGETLESIARKYKIAPSDIANWNNLYQERVRVGQDLIVNAKRAAKPYLALNSITPDQKTQIKQNDKSNKILAVQERGLCILTDNPIFTGILHKTAPAGTLLLVTNLDNFKKIYVRVTGTLSEKEEKDVILRIDRETADELFVNTPLTSVSITYGIVD; from the coding sequence TCAATTGCAGATGAATATGCTGTTTCCATCAGTGCGCTTTACGTTGCTAACCCTGAGTTGAAAGAAAATTTAAAAGGAGCAAAAACCATTATCATACCTCCATCAGAAAAAAAAGCACAGAAACAAGCAACTGATATTAATATAAATAATACTGATACCGATTCTTTTGTATTACCATACACCGGAGATACTACCGTTACAAAAGCCGGAGAAGAAACAAAAAAAACTGTTAAAATCGAAAGGGCAAAAGTATACGGAGAAGAATTAAGAACTGAATTCAGAGGCGCAAATAGTTTAATAGTATACAGAATTGGTAAAAACGATAATTTAAAAGATGTAGCCAAACATTATTACTGTACACCTGCGGAAATATTGGAATTCAACCCAAATGCAAACCCACAGCTTGAGGTTGGTAAAATCATAAAAATACCGGTAAGAAGAGAACAAGTAGTAGCTTTTGAAGAAACCACAAATGCAGTAGATACCACGGATAAAACGGCTATTGATTCAACATTGATTACAACAACCAAAGTGGAAGAACCTGTGGTGATGAAAGAGCAAATAGCTGCAGAACCAGTTGTTATTGACGAGGAAGAACAAGTAGTAGATGAAGGATTAGAACCTGGTGAATCAAGATTAGGTGATTATATTGTAGTAAAAAAAGCAGGTAAATTATATATTAAACACCGGGTAATAAGCGGAGAAGATTTGACCAGAATTTCGAAAACAAATTACTCAACAAATGCCCGTATTTTGGCTGTTAATGGTTTAACTTCAACAAAAGTTACAACTGGGCAAATATTATTAATACCTACAAGCAAAGAGGTTTTAAAGAAACTAACCGGTTTAACTTACGGGCAAAAAACAAAAAATACTGCCGTAGCCAAAACCAGTAAAATAAAACAACCTAAACCTATTCAAGAGGAGAAAGAAGACAAGCAAGAAAAACAGCCTAAACAAGCTAAAGTTAAAAAAACAAAAAATCCAAAAACAGGAAAAGCAGAACAAATTATTGCAAGCACCGAGCAAAAACCATACGATCCAAGTTTTAAATGGGGAGATGTAATAGTACCTGCTAACGACAGGTTAGAAGACAGTGCCAGGAAAACAATTGCCGATAATATTAAAGACATTAATATAAAAGATGTACATGCCAATGCTTCCGATGGAGAAACAAAAGAAAACTATACGCATGTGGTTGTAAAAGGAGAAACCCTAGAAAGTATAGCTAGAAAATATAAAATAGCACCCAGCGATATCGCCAACTGGAATAACTTATACCAAGAAAGAGTAAGAGTTGGGCAAGATTTAATTGTAAATGCTAAAAGAGCTGCTAAACCATATTTAGCGCTTAACTCAATTACGCCTGATCAAAAAACCCAAATTAAACAAAATGATAAATCAAATAAAATATTGGCCGTACAAGAAAGAGGTTTATGTATTTTAACTGACAATCCAATTTTTACAGGTATACTACATAAAACAGCCCCGGCAGGAACATTACTTTTAGTTACTAATTTAGATAACTTTAAAAAAATATATGTGCGCGTTACCGGCACATTATCTGAAAAAGAAGAAAAAGATGTAATACTGCGAATTGATAGGGAAACGGCTGATGAGTTATTTGTAAATACTCCATTAACAAGTGTTTCTATTACTTATGGTATCGTAGATTAA
- a CDS encoding 3-phosphoshikimate 1-carboxyvinyltransferase, whose amino-acid sequence MYSLVYQKKALNYCSINLPTSKSISNRALILNAFLKQQVQLHNLSTADDTQLMVKALSQSQPVINLENAGTCMRFLTAYFACMENQVTELLCNERMKQRPIKELVEVLNYLGADIEYLTQSNYPPLKIKGATLSGKPVEIDASQSSQYITALMLIGPFIQNGLSIQLKGQVASFDYIKMTASLMDVFGFDVLVNETNIEIKPLTKPILLMEYTIEKDWSSAAFWYLMVALEADLKVCLNGLSKSSIQGDKVTAEIFEKLGVRSEEIAEGLLIYKYNSSGSDMHFDLSACIDLAPALCVACAALNIKATIFGLQNLVIKESNRLVVIVNELSKLGYHITHTSNSIFIDQMVQINYQKAVVIDTYDDHRIAMAFAPLAVLFSQLQIKDIKVVSKSYPAYFDDLSRVGITVK is encoded by the coding sequence ATGTATAGTTTAGTTTATCAAAAAAAAGCACTAAACTATTGTTCCATTAACCTACCTACCTCCAAGAGCATTAGTAACAGGGCATTAATATTAAATGCTTTTTTAAAGCAACAAGTCCAATTACATAACTTATCAACGGCTGACGATACGCAACTGATGGTTAAAGCACTTAGCCAATCGCAACCTGTTATAAACCTTGAAAATGCGGGTACCTGCATGCGCTTTTTAACAGCCTATTTTGCTTGTATGGAAAATCAGGTTACTGAATTGCTTTGTAACGAAAGGATGAAACAAAGACCGATTAAAGAATTGGTTGAGGTATTGAATTATTTGGGTGCGGATATTGAATATTTAACACAAAGTAATTACCCTCCTTTAAAAATAAAAGGTGCTACACTATCAGGAAAGCCAGTTGAGATAGATGCTTCACAAAGCAGCCAATATATTACAGCTTTGATGTTAATTGGTCCGTTTATACAAAATGGATTGAGTATACAGCTAAAAGGGCAGGTAGCGTCCTTTGATTATATTAAAATGACAGCTTCATTAATGGATGTTTTTGGGTTTGATGTTTTGGTAAATGAAACAAATATTGAAATTAAGCCATTAACTAAACCTATATTATTAATGGAGTATACTATTGAAAAGGATTGGAGCAGTGCTGCTTTCTGGTATTTAATGGTAGCCCTGGAAGCGGACTTAAAAGTGTGTTTAAATGGATTGTCAAAAAGTAGTATACAAGGTGATAAAGTAACAGCCGAAATATTTGAAAAACTAGGAGTGAGGTCAGAAGAAATAGCTGAGGGTTTACTTATTTATAAATATAACAGCTCTGGTTCAGACATGCATTTTGACTTATCTGCATGTATTGATTTGGCTCCTGCTTTATGTGTGGCCTGTGCAGCACTCAATATAAAAGCAACCATATTTGGATTACAAAATTTGGTTATAAAGGAAAGTAACAGATTGGTCGTTATTGTTAATGAATTAAGTAAACTGGGCTACCACATTACACATACTTCTAACAGTATATTTATTGATCAAATGGTACAAATTAATTATCAGAAAGCCGTTGTAATTGATACGTATGATGATCATAGAATAGCCATGGCATTTGCTCCTTTGGCTGTGCTGTTTTCGCAATTACAAATAAAGGATATTAAGGTAGTGTCTAAATCCTATCCTGCTTATTTTGATGATTTAAGCAGGGTAGGGATTACTGTAAAATAG
- the aroB gene encoding 3-dehydroquinate synthase, with translation MKVIFDKNYKVFFGSDVLSHLAQSIIQKSYSQVFVLVDENTEKFCLPVLKPYLEKFTLIRMKSGEHNKNLEQATIIWNTLQKNLANRNSVLLNFGGGTLSDLGGFCASTYKRGIDFINIPTTLLAMVDASIGGKQGIDLNNYKNLIGVFNHPTQVFIYPQFIETLSAADKRNGLAELLKHALIDDKELFEKLIKTRQIDYHQIEKFIEKSTKIKIKIVNKDPYEKGLRKMLNFGHTIGHAIETYSLINDAKPLKHGEAIAIGIICESYLSNKMLKLSNSDLNSIVKFIQYNFEKYSNQWRYDDLITNMHHDKKNNTNQINFTLLKKLGKAEIDCHCSTELIIESLQFYESLSFYNS, from the coding sequence ATGAAAGTTATTTTCGATAAAAATTATAAAGTATTTTTTGGATCAGATGTTTTGAGTCATTTGGCTCAATCTATTATACAAAAATCTTATAGTCAGGTTTTTGTGTTGGTTGATGAAAATACGGAAAAATTCTGTTTGCCAGTTTTAAAACCCTATTTAGAAAAGTTTACACTCATTAGAATGAAGAGTGGCGAGCATAATAAAAATTTAGAACAGGCCACTATTATTTGGAATACTTTACAAAAAAATTTAGCCAACAGAAACAGTGTATTGCTTAATTTTGGTGGAGGTACTTTAAGCGACTTGGGTGGTTTTTGTGCCTCAACCTATAAAAGAGGTATTGACTTTATAAATATACCAACCACTTTACTCGCTATGGTCGATGCATCAATAGGAGGAAAGCAAGGAATTGATTTAAATAATTATAAAAATTTAATAGGGGTGTTTAACCATCCTACACAGGTTTTCATCTATCCTCAGTTTATCGAAACTTTATCAGCAGCTGATAAGAGAAATGGTTTGGCTGAATTATTAAAACATGCTTTAATTGATGACAAAGAATTATTTGAGAAATTAATTAAAACAAGACAGATTGATTACCATCAGATAGAAAAATTCATAGAGAAGTCGACCAAAATTAAAATTAAAATAGTGAACAAAGACCCTTATGAAAAAGGGTTACGCAAAATGCTCAATTTTGGACACACCATTGGCCATGCTATTGAAACGTATAGTTTAATAAATGATGCTAAACCTTTAAAACATGGAGAAGCTATAGCTATAGGTATTATTTGTGAATCGTATCTATCGAATAAAATGCTGAAATTGTCTAACAGCGATTTGAACAGTATTGTTAAGTTTATACAATACAATTTTGAAAAATACAGCAATCAATGGCGTTATGATGATTTAATAACCAATATGCATCACGATAAAAAGAACAATACCAATCAGATTAATTTTACTTTGTTAAAAAAGTTGGGTAAAGCTGAAATTGATTGCCATTGTAGCACGGAGCTTATTATTGAATCGTTACAATTTTACGAATCGCTTTCCTTTTATAATTCATAA